The Palaemon carinicauda isolate YSFRI2023 chromosome 43, ASM3689809v2, whole genome shotgun sequence genome window below encodes:
- the LOC137634008 gene encoding uncharacterized protein isoform X2 → MIPCNRMKTIISLLLLLAVVKLIHCQDHEQMIVLTLQAIMLNLESINGQLKGHDELLQRIPDMQEKFQHLENSLQDVQEKLEHLENNLQDMQEKLQHLENNLQDVQQEQGNLKTYFQGLSRETAQCLKGEDLEHLTNVSAAANQEIKSFHEEMSEVIAWSRKDKCSEGSLLWWTVRIMQEQPVQLHLFLSFWFHLGMVQNVKTSMSVLKAKTTVSPMQLQE, encoded by the exons ATGATTCCATGTAATAGGATGAAGACAATCATTAGTTTGTTATTACTCCTAGCAGTGGTGAAATTAATCCACTGTCAGGACCATGAACAAATGATTGTTTTGACCTTACAAGCAATCATGCTGAACCTAGAAAGCATCAATGGCCAACTGAAAG GGCATGACGAGCTTCTACAAAGAATTCCTG atatgcaggagaaattccaacatcttgaaaatagtcttcaag atgTGCAGGAGAAACTcgaacatcttgaaaataatcttcaag atatgcaggagaaacttcaacatcttgaaaataatcttcaag atgTGCAGCAGGAACAAGGGAATCTGAAAACTTATTTTCAAG GACTCAGCCGAGAGACTGCACAGTGTCTCAAAGGGGAAGACCTAGAACACTTGACTAATGTATCAGCagcag CCAATCAAGAAATCAAGTCTTTTCACGAGGAGATGTCCGAAGTCATCGCTTGGTCACGAAAAG ACAAGTGCTCAGAAGGAAGTCTCCTCTGGTGGACAGTTAGGATCATGCAAGAACAACCCGTTCAGCTTCACCTGTTCTTGTCCTTCTGGTTTCACCTGGGGATGGTTCAGAATGTAAAG ACGTCGATGAGTGTGCTGAAGGCAAAAACGACTGTGTCCCCAATGCAACTGCAAGAATAG
- the LOC137634008 gene encoding uncharacterized protein isoform X6, which yields MIPCNRMKTIISLLLLLAVVKLIHCQDHEQMIVLTLQAIMLNLESINGQLKGHDELLQRIPDMQEKFQHLENSLQDVQEKLEHLENNLQDMQEKLQHLENNLQGLSRETAQCLKGEDLEHLTNVSAAANQEIKSFHEEMSEVIAWSRKDKCSEGSLLWWTVRIMQEQPVQLHLFLSFWFHLGMVQNVKTSMSVLKAKTTVSPMQLQE from the exons ATGATTCCATGTAATAGGATGAAGACAATCATTAGTTTGTTATTACTCCTAGCAGTGGTGAAATTAATCCACTGTCAGGACCATGAACAAATGATTGTTTTGACCTTACAAGCAATCATGCTGAACCTAGAAAGCATCAATGGCCAACTGAAAG GGCATGACGAGCTTCTACAAAGAATTCCTG atatgcaggagaaattccaacatcttgaaaatagtcttcaag atgTGCAGGAGAAACTcgaacatcttgaaaataatcttcaag atatgcaggagaaacttcaacatcttgaaaataatcttcaag GACTCAGCCGAGAGACTGCACAGTGTCTCAAAGGGGAAGACCTAGAACACTTGACTAATGTATCAGCagcag CCAATCAAGAAATCAAGTCTTTTCACGAGGAGATGTCCGAAGTCATCGCTTGGTCACGAAAAG ACAAGTGCTCAGAAGGAAGTCTCCTCTGGTGGACAGTTAGGATCATGCAAGAACAACCCGTTCAGCTTCACCTGTTCTTGTCCTTCTGGTTTCACCTGGGGATGGTTCAGAATGTAAAG ACGTCGATGAGTGTGCTGAAGGCAAAAACGACTGTGTCCCCAATGCAACTGCAAGAATAG
- the LOC137634008 gene encoding uncharacterized protein isoform X1, which produces MIPCNRMKTIISLLLLLAVVKLIHCQDHEQMIVLTLQAIMLNLESINGQLKGHDELLQRIPDMQEKFQHLENSLQDVQEKLEHLENNLQGHDELLQRIPDMQEKLQHLENNLQDVQQEQGNLKTYFQGLSRETAQCLKGEDLEHLTNVSAAANQEIKSFHEEMSEVIAWSRKDKCSEGSLLWWTVRIMQEQPVQLHLFLSFWFHLGMVQNVKTSMSVLKAKTTVSPMQLQE; this is translated from the exons ATGATTCCATGTAATAGGATGAAGACAATCATTAGTTTGTTATTACTCCTAGCAGTGGTGAAATTAATCCACTGTCAGGACCATGAACAAATGATTGTTTTGACCTTACAAGCAATCATGCTGAACCTAGAAAGCATCAATGGCCAACTGAAAG GGCATGACGAGCTTCTACAAAGAATTCCTG atatgcaggagaaattccaacatcttgaaaatagtcttcaag atgTGCAGGAGAAACTcgaacatcttgaaaataatcttcaag GGCATGACGAGCTTCTACAAAGAATTCCGG atatgcaggagaaacttcaacatcttgaaaataatcttcaag atgTGCAGCAGGAACAAGGGAATCTGAAAACTTATTTTCAAG GACTCAGCCGAGAGACTGCACAGTGTCTCAAAGGGGAAGACCTAGAACACTTGACTAATGTATCAGCagcag CCAATCAAGAAATCAAGTCTTTTCACGAGGAGATGTCCGAAGTCATCGCTTGGTCACGAAAAG ACAAGTGCTCAGAAGGAAGTCTCCTCTGGTGGACAGTTAGGATCATGCAAGAACAACCCGTTCAGCTTCACCTGTTCTTGTCCTTCTGGTTTCACCTGGGGATGGTTCAGAATGTAAAG ACGTCGATGAGTGTGCTGAAGGCAAAAACGACTGTGTCCCCAATGCAACTGCAAGAATAG
- the LOC137634008 gene encoding uncharacterized protein isoform X4, with amino-acid sequence MIPCNRMKTIISLLLLLAVVKLIHCQDHEQMIVLTLQAIMLNLESINGQLKGHDELLQRIPDMQEKFQHLENSLQDVQEKLEHLENNLQGHDELLQRIPDMQEKLQHLENNLQGLSRETAQCLKGEDLEHLTNVSAAANQEIKSFHEEMSEVIAWSRKDKCSEGSLLWWTVRIMQEQPVQLHLFLSFWFHLGMVQNVKTSMSVLKAKTTVSPMQLQE; translated from the exons ATGATTCCATGTAATAGGATGAAGACAATCATTAGTTTGTTATTACTCCTAGCAGTGGTGAAATTAATCCACTGTCAGGACCATGAACAAATGATTGTTTTGACCTTACAAGCAATCATGCTGAACCTAGAAAGCATCAATGGCCAACTGAAAG GGCATGACGAGCTTCTACAAAGAATTCCTG atatgcaggagaaattccaacatcttgaaaatagtcttcaag atgTGCAGGAGAAACTcgaacatcttgaaaataatcttcaag GGCATGACGAGCTTCTACAAAGAATTCCGG atatgcaggagaaacttcaacatcttgaaaataatcttcaag GACTCAGCCGAGAGACTGCACAGTGTCTCAAAGGGGAAGACCTAGAACACTTGACTAATGTATCAGCagcag CCAATCAAGAAATCAAGTCTTTTCACGAGGAGATGTCCGAAGTCATCGCTTGGTCACGAAAAG ACAAGTGCTCAGAAGGAAGTCTCCTCTGGTGGACAGTTAGGATCATGCAAGAACAACCCGTTCAGCTTCACCTGTTCTTGTCCTTCTGGTTTCACCTGGGGATGGTTCAGAATGTAAAG ACGTCGATGAGTGTGCTGAAGGCAAAAACGACTGTGTCCCCAATGCAACTGCAAGAATAG
- the LOC137634008 gene encoding uncharacterized protein isoform X7: MIPCNRMKTIISLLLLLAVVKLIHCQDHEQMIVLTLQAIMLNLESINGQLKGHDELLQRIPDMQEKLQHLENNLQDVQQEQGNLKTYFQGLSRETAQCLKGEDLEHLTNVSAAANQEIKSFHEEMSEVIAWSRKDKCSEGSLLWWTVRIMQEQPVQLHLFLSFWFHLGMVQNVKTSMSVLKAKTTVSPMQLQE, translated from the exons ATGATTCCATGTAATAGGATGAAGACAATCATTAGTTTGTTATTACTCCTAGCAGTGGTGAAATTAATCCACTGTCAGGACCATGAACAAATGATTGTTTTGACCTTACAAGCAATCATGCTGAACCTAGAAAGCATCAATGGCCAACTGAAAG GGCATGACGAGCTTCTACAAAGAATTCCTG atatgcaggagaaacttcaacatcttgaaaataatcttcaag atgTGCAGCAGGAACAAGGGAATCTGAAAACTTATTTTCAAG GACTCAGCCGAGAGACTGCACAGTGTCTCAAAGGGGAAGACCTAGAACACTTGACTAATGTATCAGCagcag CCAATCAAGAAATCAAGTCTTTTCACGAGGAGATGTCCGAAGTCATCGCTTGGTCACGAAAAG ACAAGTGCTCAGAAGGAAGTCTCCTCTGGTGGACAGTTAGGATCATGCAAGAACAACCCGTTCAGCTTCACCTGTTCTTGTCCTTCTGGTTTCACCTGGGGATGGTTCAGAATGTAAAG ACGTCGATGAGTGTGCTGAAGGCAAAAACGACTGTGTCCCCAATGCAACTGCAAGAATAG
- the LOC137634008 gene encoding uncharacterized protein isoform X5 — MIPCNRMKTIISLLLLLAVVKLIHCQDHEQMIVLTLQAIMLNLESINGQLKGHDELLQRIPDVQEKLEHLENNLQDMQEKLQHLENNLQDVQQEQGNLKTYFQGLSRETAQCLKGEDLEHLTNVSAAANQEIKSFHEEMSEVIAWSRKDKCSEGSLLWWTVRIMQEQPVQLHLFLSFWFHLGMVQNVKTSMSVLKAKTTVSPMQLQE; from the exons ATGATTCCATGTAATAGGATGAAGACAATCATTAGTTTGTTATTACTCCTAGCAGTGGTGAAATTAATCCACTGTCAGGACCATGAACAAATGATTGTTTTGACCTTACAAGCAATCATGCTGAACCTAGAAAGCATCAATGGCCAACTGAAAG GGCATGACGAGCTTCTACAAAGAATTCCTG atgTGCAGGAGAAACTcgaacatcttgaaaataatcttcaag atatgcaggagaaacttcaacatcttgaaaataatcttcaag atgTGCAGCAGGAACAAGGGAATCTGAAAACTTATTTTCAAG GACTCAGCCGAGAGACTGCACAGTGTCTCAAAGGGGAAGACCTAGAACACTTGACTAATGTATCAGCagcag CCAATCAAGAAATCAAGTCTTTTCACGAGGAGATGTCCGAAGTCATCGCTTGGTCACGAAAAG ACAAGTGCTCAGAAGGAAGTCTCCTCTGGTGGACAGTTAGGATCATGCAAGAACAACCCGTTCAGCTTCACCTGTTCTTGTCCTTCTGGTTTCACCTGGGGATGGTTCAGAATGTAAAG ACGTCGATGAGTGTGCTGAAGGCAAAAACGACTGTGTCCCCAATGCAACTGCAAGAATAG
- the LOC137634008 gene encoding uncharacterized protein isoform X3 — translation MIPCNRMKTIISLLLLLAVVKLIHCQDHEQMIVLTLQAIMLNLESINGQLKGHDELLQRIPDVQEKLEHLENNLQGHDELLQRIPDMQEKLQHLENNLQDVQQEQGNLKTYFQGLSRETAQCLKGEDLEHLTNVSAAANQEIKSFHEEMSEVIAWSRKDKCSEGSLLWWTVRIMQEQPVQLHLFLSFWFHLGMVQNVKTSMSVLKAKTTVSPMQLQE, via the exons ATGATTCCATGTAATAGGATGAAGACAATCATTAGTTTGTTATTACTCCTAGCAGTGGTGAAATTAATCCACTGTCAGGACCATGAACAAATGATTGTTTTGACCTTACAAGCAATCATGCTGAACCTAGAAAGCATCAATGGCCAACTGAAAG GGCATGACGAGCTTCTACAAAGAATTCCTG atgTGCAGGAGAAACTcgaacatcttgaaaataatcttcaag GGCATGACGAGCTTCTACAAAGAATTCCGG atatgcaggagaaacttcaacatcttgaaaataatcttcaag atgTGCAGCAGGAACAAGGGAATCTGAAAACTTATTTTCAAG GACTCAGCCGAGAGACTGCACAGTGTCTCAAAGGGGAAGACCTAGAACACTTGACTAATGTATCAGCagcag CCAATCAAGAAATCAAGTCTTTTCACGAGGAGATGTCCGAAGTCATCGCTTGGTCACGAAAAG ACAAGTGCTCAGAAGGAAGTCTCCTCTGGTGGACAGTTAGGATCATGCAAGAACAACCCGTTCAGCTTCACCTGTTCTTGTCCTTCTGGTTTCACCTGGGGATGGTTCAGAATGTAAAG ACGTCGATGAGTGTGCTGAAGGCAAAAACGACTGTGTCCCCAATGCAACTGCAAGAATAG